A stretch of the Polaribacter pacificus genome encodes the following:
- a CDS encoding GNAT family N-acetyltransferase, producing MIKLEKFEKSDYNRLINWIDSERLMVVFGAHIFEYPITPQQLAIYTAAPNRLVYKVTDIKTQEVIGHAELNTIDYKNDSARICRVLVGNNNSRNKGYGTLIIKELIRIGFEDLQLHRLDLGVYDFNKQAIRCYKKCGFKMEGILKENCKFKNQYWSTYNMSILKNNR from the coding sequence ATGATAAAACTTGAGAAATTTGAAAAATCAGATTACAATAGGCTTATAAATTGGATTGATTCTGAACGCTTAATGGTTGTATTTGGCGCACATATTTTTGAGTACCCAATTACACCTCAACAACTAGCAATATACACAGCTGCTCCAAATCGACTGGTTTATAAAGTTACAGACATCAAAACGCAAGAAGTAATTGGTCATGCAGAGCTCAATACTATTGATTACAAAAATGATTCTGCCAGAATTTGCAGAGTATTGGTTGGCAATAACAATTCTAGAAACAAAGGCTATGGCACATTAATAATTAAAGAGCTGATAAGAATTGGATTTGAAGATTTACAGCTACATCGTTTAGATTTAGGAGTCTATGATTTTAACAAACAAGCCATCAGATGTTATAAAAAATGTGGCTTTAAAATGGAAGGAATCTTAAAAGAAAACTGTAAGTTTAAAAACCAATATTGGTCAACTTATAATATGAGTATCTTAAAAAACAACAGATGA
- the fdhD gene encoding formate dehydrogenase accessory sulfurtransferase FdhD has protein sequence MDTLQYQSIKTIAKQQSFVDDTVVVEAPLQININETPYTVVMRTPGSDFFLIRGLLFAEDIYKKKEALNYTIVQKENAINSIINCSIPKELLGKGYLNKRTLLSVSSCGICGKQELKDIELSGAALSHSKTISNANIQVMQANMQEAQATFHKSGGSHAAAIFDESLSMLTAQEDIGRHNAVDKCIGALLQESQLAQGKYLMVSGRVSYEIISKAFFAKIPVVVAVSACSSLAIDFAKEFGICLIGFSRDEKMTIYANPQYINL, from the coding sequence ATGGACACCTTACAATATCAATCTATCAAAACCATTGCCAAGCAACAAAGCTTTGTAGACGATACTGTAGTTGTAGAAGCTCCCCTGCAAATAAATATTAACGAAACCCCATATACCGTGGTTATGAGAACTCCCGGTAGTGATTTTTTTTTGATTAGAGGTTTGCTCTTTGCAGAAGATATCTATAAAAAAAAAGAAGCCCTAAACTATACAATCGTTCAAAAAGAAAATGCAATAAACAGCATCATTAATTGCAGCATTCCAAAAGAACTATTGGGCAAAGGCTACCTTAATAAAAGAACACTACTCTCTGTTTCTTCATGTGGTATTTGCGGCAAACAAGAGCTCAAAGATATAGAACTTTCTGGAGCAGCACTCAGCCATAGCAAGACCATCAGCAATGCCAATATCCAAGTCATGCAAGCAAATATGCAAGAGGCCCAAGCTACGTTCCATAAATCTGGCGGTAGTCATGCAGCAGCTATTTTTGATGAGAGTTTGAGTATGCTCACGGCACAAGAAGATATCGGAAGACACAATGCCGTAGACAAGTGTATAGGCGCATTATTACAAGAATCTCAGCTGGCCCAAGGCAAATACCTTATGGTGAGCGGAAGAGTCTCTTATGAAATTATATCCAAAGCTTTTTTTGCTAAAATTCCGGTTGTGGTAGCTGTTTCTGCCTGCTCTTCACTAGCCATTGATTTTGCAAAAGAATTCGGAATTTGTTTAATTGGATTTAGCAGAGATGAGAAAATGACTATCTATGCAAATCCTCAGTATATAAACTTATGA
- a CDS encoding DinB family protein, translating into MIKADLKPTEFHEYYNNYVGLLANDTELIEGYVKGKKMIQDFILSIPDDKLLHRYQPEKWSILEVFQHLIDTERVFMYRCFRIARNDKTNLAGFDQDDYIIPSEADLKSKAQMLEEFTINRDNSISLLKSISEKNFAFMGSANGSPVSARAAAFIILGHDIWHTKIIQERYL; encoded by the coding sequence ATGATAAAAGCAGATTTAAAACCAACAGAATTTCACGAGTACTACAACAACTACGTAGGTTTGTTAGCAAATGACACAGAACTAATAGAAGGCTATGTCAAAGGCAAAAAAATGATTCAAGATTTTATTCTTAGCATTCCAGATGATAAGCTATTGCATCGATATCAACCAGAAAAATGGAGCATTTTAGAAGTATTTCAGCATTTAATAGACACTGAACGTGTTTTCATGTATCGCTGTTTTAGAATTGCTAGAAATGACAAAACTAATTTGGCTGGATTTGATCAAGATGATTATATCATCCCATCAGAAGCTGATTTAAAAAGCAAAGCACAAATGCTAGAAGAATTCACCATCAACAGAGACAATTCTATTTCTTTATTAAAAAGTATTTCTGAAAAAAACTTTGCCTTTATGGGCAGTGCAAATGGCTCTCCAGTTTCTGCAAGAGCAGCAGCATTTATTATTTTAGGCCATGATATTTGGCACACAAAAATTATTCAAGAACGTTATTTATAA
- a CDS encoding PLP-dependent aminotransferase family protein yields the protein MFPYKTSITFDRKSNQPLYLQLSNQLIALINANRLPSKTKLPGSRTLAALLEVHRKTIVACYDELLLQGWIETIPQRGTFVHSDLPELQQQDFSEDSIIKDKNTTGFQFYKRDHLQKNTAIVSTGFITLNDGVSDARLTPINDIARIYRRITSKKNASEHLSYGSVYGNETLRVILASYLSQTRGLDISKEQILITRGSQNGIYLASQLLFKKGDCVLVGDTNYASADTTFKNQEAKLIRVDVDVFGLNTNQIEEICQKQNIKGVYVTSHHHHPTTVTLSAERRIHLLNLAQKYNFAIIEDDYDYDFNYNHSPILPLASHDVNGNVIYIGSVCKTVAPVFRVGYLVAPKAFVDEAAAYRKIVDRQGDALLELTFASFIKSGDLDRHIKKVLKIYKVRRDLMCSLLTEKLAAYFEFEIPKGGMAIWLSLTKKLTWKRVAEAALLQQLEIGDWTRYDPENLGHNAIRLGFASYNEAEIYQLIEKFELTFKAIEEEKSS from the coding sequence ATGTTTCCATATAAAACAAGTATCACTTTTGATCGAAAAAGCAATCAACCCTTGTATTTGCAATTGTCAAATCAGTTGATTGCATTAATCAATGCAAATAGATTGCCTTCTAAAACAAAATTACCAGGTAGTAGAACGCTTGCCGCGTTGTTAGAGGTGCATAGAAAAACTATTGTTGCTTGTTATGATGAGTTGCTTTTACAAGGATGGATAGAAACAATCCCTCAAAGAGGAACTTTTGTACACAGCGATTTGCCTGAATTGCAGCAGCAAGATTTTAGTGAGGATTCTATAATAAAGGATAAGAATACTACGGGTTTTCAATTTTACAAGAGAGATCACCTACAAAAGAACACAGCAATAGTCTCAACTGGTTTTATCACATTAAACGATGGTGTTTCTGATGCGCGCTTAACCCCCATAAATGATATAGCACGGATATACAGAAGAATAACAAGCAAAAAAAATGCATCTGAGCATCTGTCTTACGGCTCAGTTTACGGAAACGAAACTTTGAGGGTAATATTGGCTTCTTATTTGAGCCAGACTAGAGGTCTAGATATTAGCAAAGAGCAAATTTTAATTACTAGAGGTAGTCAAAATGGGATTTATCTGGCTTCACAACTGCTTTTTAAAAAAGGGGATTGCGTACTCGTTGGCGATACAAACTATGCTTCAGCAGATACTACATTTAAAAATCAAGAGGCCAAGCTTATTAGGGTTGATGTTGATGTCTTTGGATTAAATACCAATCAGATAGAAGAAATCTGTCAAAAACAAAATATAAAAGGTGTTTATGTAACCTCTCACCATCATCATCCAACCACAGTAACCCTATCTGCAGAAAGAAGGATTCATTTGTTAAATCTTGCTCAGAAATACAATTTTGCAATTATAGAAGATGATTATGACTATGATTTTAATTATAATCATTCACCTATTCTGCCTTTGGCAAGTCATGATGTAAACGGAAATGTCATTTATATAGGATCGGTATGTAAAACGGTGGCCCCAGTTTTTAGAGTTGGGTATTTGGTGGCTCCAAAAGCATTTGTTGATGAGGCTGCGGCCTACCGAAAAATTGTTGATCGTCAGGGCGATGCCTTATTAGAGTTAACCTTTGCAAGTTTTATCAAATCTGGTGATTTGGATCGGCATATTAAAAAGGTCTTAAAAATTTACAAAGTTAGACGTGATCTGATGTGTAGTTTACTCACTGAAAAATTGGCAGCTTATTTTGAGTTTGAAATTCCAAAAGGAGGGATGGCAATCTGGCTGTCACTTACTAAAAAACTGACTTGGAAAAGGGTTGCCGAAGCAGCTTTACTACAGCAGTTAGAAATTGGTGATTGGACTCGCTATGATCCAGAAAACTTAGGGCATAATGCCATTCGATTGGGTTTTGCTAGCTATAACGAAGCAGAAATATACCAGTTAATTGAGAAGTTTGAATTGACTTTTAAAGCGATTGAAGAGGAAAAATCTTCTTAA
- a CDS encoding AI-2E family transporter — protein sequence MTSKDISKGILRAVAILLGIALLGYFLYAVESVIVYIIIASVLTLIARPIIRFLKLKLKIPNTVAVIITMLLFVSLLAGLIGMFIPLIIEQGESLSLLQTDKLQQNLQNVLQQVTQYFKSKDINLLNELKNFDFSSSFQAIPNLLNSFVGVLGTLSVGLFSVLFISFFFMKDSDLLKNAVLTIIPEKSENKFSVSIEKINDLLSRYFIGLFLQISILFVLYTITLLICGISNAVVIAFLCALLNLIPYIGPMIGAVLMFFLSMTSNLGNDFQTVILPTTLYVMLGYLIAQLVDNFFSQPYIFSKTTKSHPLEIFLIIIIGGLLFGVVGMITAVPTYTAIKVILKEFLSENRIVKSLTKDL from the coding sequence ATGACTTCAAAAGATATTTCAAAAGGTATTTTAAGAGCCGTTGCAATTCTTCTTGGAATTGCCCTACTCGGCTATTTTTTATATGCGGTAGAATCCGTTATCGTTTACATTATAATCGCCTCTGTACTTACCTTAATTGCCAGGCCTATCATTCGATTTTTAAAGCTCAAGTTAAAGATTCCTAATACGGTGGCTGTAATTATTACCATGCTGCTTTTTGTAAGCTTATTGGCTGGTTTGATTGGCATGTTTATTCCACTGATTATTGAGCAAGGTGAGAGCTTGTCTTTGCTCCAAACCGACAAACTACAGCAAAACTTACAAAACGTACTCCAACAGGTTACTCAGTATTTTAAATCAAAAGACATCAATCTTTTAAATGAATTAAAAAACTTCGACTTTAGCTCAAGTTTCCAAGCAATACCCAACTTACTCAACTCATTTGTAGGGGTTTTAGGCACCCTAAGTGTGGGCTTATTCTCCGTGTTATTTATCAGTTTTTTCTTTATGAAAGACAGTGATTTATTAAAAAATGCGGTACTAACCATCATTCCAGAAAAAAGTGAAAATAAGTTTTCTGTTTCTATAGAAAAAATCAACGATCTGTTGTCTCGTTATTTTATCGGTTTGTTTTTGCAAATAAGCATCCTCTTTGTTTTGTATACGATTACCTTATTAATTTGCGGAATTTCTAATGCGGTTGTCATTGCATTTTTATGCGCCTTATTAAATTTGATCCCATATATTGGCCCTATGATTGGTGCTGTATTGATGTTTTTCCTTTCGATGACTAGCAATCTTGGTAACGATTTTCAAACTGTGATTTTACCTACAACACTCTATGTGATGTTAGGGTATTTGATAGCACAGTTGGTCGATAATTTTTTCAGCCAACCGTATATCTTTTCAAAAACCACAAAATCACATCCATTAGAAATTTTCTTAATTATTATCATTGGAGGCCTTTTATTTGGCGTTGTTGGCATGATAACAGCAGTTCCAACCTATACGGCCATTAAGGTTATTTTAAAAGAGTTTTTATCAGAAAACAGGATCGTAAAATCACTAACCAAAGACCTTTAA
- a CDS encoding THUMP-like domain-containing protein — protein sequence MNTKLLHPEVQQYIDEHLQTDLSKLIFKGSPFKEVSIQEIATQIAAKKKAKSKLPSWFATQGIYYPPKLNLEQTSSEITANYKAKLVSGKSLIDLTGGFGVDSWAFSKNTTQVTHCEINEELSKIASHNFNQLACDNCNFVLGDGLEYLKNTTTTFDWIYIDPSRRVAHKGKVFLMADCLPNVPDHLDFLFKKAKNILIKSSPILDLTSSINELKFVKEIHIIAVENEVKELLFLLAKDHTGSIQIKTVNHSKEQLELFEFSLDETADSQYALPKAYLYEPNAAILKSGGFHQISQQLKLEKLQQHSHLYTADQLIAFPGRTFVVEDVLPYDKKALKKAIPNSKANITTRNFPETVAQIRKKTKLKDGGDHYLFFTTNLNKQLQVIICKKL from the coding sequence TTGAACACCAAACTTTTACATCCAGAAGTTCAGCAGTATATTGATGAACATTTACAAACAGATCTCTCTAAGTTAATCTTTAAAGGAAGTCCATTTAAAGAAGTGAGCATTCAAGAAATTGCCACGCAGATTGCTGCAAAAAAAAAGGCGAAGAGCAAGTTGCCAAGTTGGTTTGCCACCCAAGGCATTTACTATCCACCCAAACTCAACCTTGAGCAAACTTCATCTGAAATTACTGCTAATTACAAAGCAAAATTGGTGAGCGGCAAAAGCTTAATAGATCTTACTGGTGGTTTTGGGGTTGACAGCTGGGCATTTTCTAAAAACACAACACAAGTTACCCATTGCGAGATCAATGAAGAACTCTCTAAAATTGCTAGTCATAATTTTAATCAGTTAGCCTGTGACAACTGTAATTTTGTACTTGGAGATGGACTTGAATACCTTAAAAATACCACAACAACTTTTGATTGGATTTATATAGATCCCTCAAGAAGAGTTGCCCACAAAGGCAAAGTTTTTTTAATGGCAGACTGCCTGCCCAATGTACCGGATCATTTAGATTTTTTATTTAAAAAAGCTAAAAACATCCTCATTAAAAGTTCACCAATTTTAGACCTTACCAGCAGTATTAACGAATTAAAATTTGTTAAAGAAATCCACATAATCGCTGTAGAAAACGAGGTAAAAGAATTGTTGTTTTTGTTGGCTAAAGACCATACCGGATCTATCCAAATTAAAACAGTAAATCACAGCAAAGAACAGCTTGAGCTATTTGAGTTTTCTTTAGATGAAACGGCGGACTCTCAATATGCATTGCCCAAAGCTTATCTATATGAACCCAACGCTGCAATCTTAAAATCAGGTGGGTTTCATCAAATTAGCCAACAACTCAAACTAGAGAAACTTCAACAGCATTCACACCTATATACCGCTGATCAGCTGATCGCCTTCCCGGGAAGAACCTTTGTTGTAGAAGATGTTTTGCCTTATGACAAGAAAGCTCTAAAGAAAGCGATACCCAATTCTAAAGCCAATATTACCACGCGTAATTTTCCTGAAACTGTAGCACAGATCAGAAAAAAAACCAAACTCAAAGACGGTGGAGATCACTACTTGTTTTTTACAACCAACCTAAACAAACAGCTCCAAGTGATCATTTGCAAAAAGCTTTAG
- a CDS encoding pyridoxamine 5'-phosphate oxidase family protein — MKEYSQSKLNRVKRGHNRASYDVDKINNILDAGFIGYVSYIYKGKAISLPMAYGRKGQEIYLHGSRANRMLTSLLDAKEMSMTVMHLDALVLARSGLHHSVNYRSATLFGSVEELSEPLEKDAALFCFMEHMMKGRWDGIRPMHPEELERTLVVKFTIETASAKIRDVGVADEPEDYALPVWAGLVPLQQVALHPISDDKLAKDVEIPAHVLDFYNANKL, encoded by the coding sequence ATGAAAGAATACAGTCAATCAAAATTAAACAGGGTAAAACGAGGCCATAACAGAGCCAGCTATGATGTAGACAAAATAAACAATATTTTAGATGCTGGGTTTATAGGTTATGTTAGCTATATCTACAAAGGAAAAGCCATTAGTTTGCCCATGGCTTACGGTCGTAAAGGACAAGAAATCTACCTGCACGGATCAAGAGCCAACAGAATGCTTACCAGCCTTTTAGACGCAAAAGAAATGAGCATGACTGTGATGCATTTAGATGCCTTAGTCTTAGCGCGCTCTGGCCTACACCACTCAGTTAATTACCGCTCTGCCACCTTGTTTGGCAGCGTAGAAGAACTTAGCGAACCCCTAGAGAAAGATGCGGCTTTGTTTTGTTTTATGGAACATATGATGAAAGGCCGTTGGGATGGTATTAGACCCATGCATCCAGAAGAACTAGAAAGAACCTTGGTGGTTAAGTTTACCATAGAAACCGCCTCGGCAAAAATTAGAGACGTCGGTGTAGCCGATGAGCCTGAAGATTATGCCCTACCGGTTTGGGCTGGACTTGTCCCGTTGCAACAGGTGGCATTACACCCAATTTCTGATGACAAACTAGCCAAAGATGTAGAAATCCCCGCTCATGTTTTAGACTTTTACAATGCCAATAAATTATAG
- a CDS encoding RluA family pseudouridine synthase, translating to MQMIESHIAVTTEKPIRFQEYAVGIFNSIPSKSGIKKAIKKVLIFINDTPATTATYIHGGERIELYSNKTEEAFKRLVLPLEVLHEDHYLAVIYKPSGILVSGNKFVTIANGLPQNLQKSTKADAVKPQPVHRLDYPTSGVLLVGKTSAAIVALSDLFKDKKIKKTYYAVCIGQMQVTGHINEAIDGKNAETHYEVLETVSSKRFGFLNFVKLSPSTGRKHQLRIHLASIRNQILGDQEHGEPRHFLKGKGLYLHAASLDFIHPLTKEPLCIHKEIPKKFKKIFPLQSL from the coding sequence ATGCAGATGATAGAAAGCCATATTGCGGTTACTACAGAAAAACCGATTCGCTTTCAAGAATATGCTGTGGGTATTTTTAATAGCATCCCCAGCAAATCAGGTATCAAAAAGGCCATTAAAAAAGTGTTGATTTTTATAAACGATACCCCTGCAACTACAGCAACCTATATTCATGGAGGTGAACGTATTGAATTGTATTCAAACAAAACCGAAGAGGCTTTTAAACGTTTAGTCTTACCACTTGAGGTGTTGCATGAAGATCATTATTTGGCCGTCATTTACAAACCTTCAGGAATTTTAGTCAGTGGCAATAAATTTGTGACCATTGCAAACGGACTGCCTCAAAACTTACAAAAAAGCACGAAGGCTGATGCTGTAAAACCACAGCCAGTGCATCGCTTAGACTATCCTACCAGCGGTGTTTTACTCGTCGGAAAAACCAGTGCTGCTATTGTCGCTTTAAGCGATTTATTTAAGGATAAAAAAATCAAAAAAACCTATTACGCCGTATGCATTGGTCAGATGCAAGTTACTGGGCATATCAATGAGGCTATCGATGGCAAAAATGCCGAAACTCACTATGAAGTTTTAGAAACAGTAAGCTCTAAACGATTTGGTTTTTTAAATTTTGTAAAGCTATCTCCTAGCACCGGTAGAAAGCATCAATTAAGAATCCATCTTGCTTCTATCAGAAATCAAATTTTAGGCGATCAAGAACACGGAGAGCCTAGGCATTTTTTAAAAGGAAAAGGCCTCTACCTGCATGCCGCTAGCTTAGACTTTATCCATCCCCTTACTAAAGAACCGCTTTGTATACATAAAGAGATCCCCAAAAAATTTAAGAAGATTTTTCCTCTTCAATCGCTTTAA